In Nicotiana tabacum cultivar K326 chromosome 17, ASM71507v2, whole genome shotgun sequence, one DNA window encodes the following:
- the LOC142171439 gene encoding uncharacterized protein At4g28440-like: MKVRTTTHQLWNFKEGRKATLKEAICLMGKKLKEAKIKDTGFVKVDQLKPGTAGKNLIVKVLTTDVVVDKNQNNRWQSQSPCVYSQPQITRVAESLVGDETGTIIFTARNEQVDLMEPGSILLLYGAKVQMYTNHNRRTCGICCK; encoded by the exons ATGAAGGTCAGAACCACGACTCATCAGCtctggaatttcaaagaaggcAGGAAAGCTACGCTAAAAGAAGCCATTTGTTTAATGGGGAAAAAATTGAAGGAGGCAAAGATCAAAGATACAG GATTTGTCAAGGTGGATCAGTTGAAGCCAGGGACAGCGGGCAAGAATCTAATTGTCAAAGTCCTAACTACTGATGTGGTGGTTGACAAGAACCAAAACAACAGGTGGCAGTCCCAATCGCCATGTGTATATTCTCAACCGCAAATCACACGAGTAGCTGAGAGCCTTGTTGGAGATGAAACTGGAACTATCATATTCACCGCTCGCAACGAACAAG TTGATTTGATGGAGCCAGGTAGCATCTTACTCCTTTATGGTGCAAAAGTCCAAATGTATACAAATCATAATCGCAGAACCTGTGGAATTTGTTGTAAATGA